One region of Edaphobacter bradus genomic DNA includes:
- a CDS encoding 2-oxo acid dehydrogenase subunit E2 — MPTDVVMPQMGESITEGTITKWLKKPGDSVQRDEPLFEISTDKVDAEIPSPTAGTLKEIKIGEGTTVQINTIVAVIEDGGSAAAPAPAAPAAAAAPAASAPAAAAVAAPAAGPGTEVLMPQMGESITEGTITKWLKKVGDTVQRDEPIFEISTDKVDAEIPSPVAGTLTEIKVPEGTTVTINTVVAVIGGGAAKAAAAAPAAVAPAAAPAPVAAAAAASAEHARSSPLVRKIAKENNVDLSHVPGTGASGRITKADILGHLEGGAKPVAAAPVAAAPAPAAPAPAAAKPAAPAPAAAPLPGELVPMTKMRSIIAQRMVESKHTSPHVHTVFKVDMTRIVKLREKEKSKYEQRNGVKLTYMPFITRAAIYALRKHPIVNGSVEGDAIRYNKNINVGIAVALDWGLIVPVIKQAEEKNFLGIARAIVDVADRARGKKLNPDEISGGTFTLTNSGIFGEQFGTPIINQPQSAILGIGGLNKEPEVITDKEGNDFIAIRSIQRFTLGFDHRIVDGADAGKFMSDFKAYLENWSEDIG, encoded by the coding sequence ATGCCGACAGACGTAGTTATGCCCCAGATGGGCGAATCCATCACAGAAGGCACCATCACCAAGTGGTTGAAGAAGCCCGGAGACAGCGTCCAGCGCGACGAGCCTCTGTTTGAGATCTCGACCGACAAGGTCGATGCCGAGATTCCCTCTCCCACCGCCGGAACCCTGAAGGAGATCAAGATCGGCGAAGGCACGACGGTGCAGATTAACACGATCGTCGCCGTGATCGAGGATGGCGGCTCGGCTGCCGCTCCGGCACCTGCTGCACCTGCGGCCGCTGCTGCTCCAGCCGCTTCCGCGCCTGCCGCTGCTGCGGTTGCCGCTCCGGCTGCTGGTCCTGGCACCGAGGTGCTGATGCCGCAGATGGGCGAGTCCATCACCGAGGGCACGATTACCAAATGGCTCAAGAAGGTCGGTGACACGGTTCAGCGCGACGAGCCCATCTTTGAGATCTCCACCGACAAGGTCGACGCGGAGATTCCTTCGCCCGTCGCCGGCACGCTCACCGAGATCAAGGTCCCCGAGGGCACGACAGTGACGATCAACACGGTCGTTGCGGTCATCGGCGGAGGCGCAGCCAAGGCAGCCGCCGCCGCTCCGGCTGCTGTTGCTCCCGCTGCCGCACCTGCGCCAGTCGCTGCTGCTGCCGCGGCATCTGCCGAGCACGCGCGCTCCTCGCCGCTGGTCCGCAAGATCGCGAAGGAGAACAACGTCGATCTCAGCCATGTTCCGGGCACGGGAGCTTCGGGCCGCATCACCAAGGCCGACATCCTCGGCCACCTCGAGGGCGGCGCAAAGCCGGTTGCTGCCGCACCAGTTGCTGCTGCTCCTGCTCCCGCTGCTCCTGCTCCCGCTGCTGCCAAGCCTGCTGCGCCAGCGCCTGCTGCTGCTCCGCTGCCGGGCGAGCTGGTGCCGATGACCAAGATGCGCTCCATCATTGCGCAGCGCATGGTCGAGTCCAAGCACACCAGCCCGCACGTCCACACGGTCTTCAAGGTGGACATGACCCGCATCGTGAAGCTGCGCGAGAAGGAGAAGTCGAAGTACGAGCAGCGCAACGGCGTGAAGCTGACGTACATGCCGTTCATCACGCGTGCCGCCATCTACGCGCTGCGCAAGCACCCGATCGTGAACGGCTCGGTCGAAGGCGACGCGATCCGCTACAACAAGAACATCAACGTCGGAATTGCCGTCGCTCTGGACTGGGGCCTGATCGTCCCGGTCATCAAGCAGGCCGAGGAGAAGAATTTCCTTGGCATCGCGCGCGCCATTGTCGATGTGGCTGATCGCGCCCGCGGCAAGAAGCTCAATCCGGACGAGATCTCGGGCGGAACGTTCACGCTGACCAACTCGGGAATCTTCGGCGAGCAGTTCGGCACGCCGATCATCAACCAGCCGCAGAGCGCGATTCTCGGCATCGGCGGCCTGAACAAGGAGCCCGAGGTCATCACGGACAAAGAAGGCAACGACTTCATCGCCATCCGCTCGATCCAACGCTTCACGTTGGGCTTCGACCACCGCATCGTCGACGGCGCCGACGCGGGCAAGTTTATGAGCGACTTCAAGGCGTATCTCGAGAACTGGTCGGAAGACATCGGCTAG
- a CDS encoding Uma2 family endonuclease, giving the protein MAGATLIPVSEYLSTTYRPDRDYIDGELRERNVGDRPHAVMQALLATIFNVNRRTWGVVGMTELRIQTSATHFRIPGLCILRRSDPVEDVVRTAPLICIEIISPSDTLSALQERVDDYIAMGVDNVWVIDPLSRHAYVASSKGFETPSDEAFSVPGTTIRIALEELFAEFDEMQQQS; this is encoded by the coding sequence ATGGCGGGCGCGACGCTTATCCCGGTCAGCGAGTACCTAAGCACCACCTACAGGCCCGACCGCGACTACATCGACGGCGAGTTGAGGGAGAGAAACGTGGGAGATAGACCACACGCAGTCATGCAGGCCCTCCTAGCGACCATCTTCAATGTCAACCGCCGAACCTGGGGAGTCGTCGGAATGACGGAGCTGCGCATCCAGACCTCCGCAACACACTTCCGGATTCCCGGCCTTTGCATTCTGCGCCGCAGTGACCCGGTAGAGGATGTCGTCCGTACAGCACCGCTCATCTGCATCGAGATCATTTCGCCGTCCGACACTCTGAGCGCCTTGCAGGAGCGCGTGGATGACTACATCGCAATGGGAGTCGACAACGTCTGGGTGATCGACCCGCTCAGCCGCCATGCGTACGTCGCTTCCAGCAAAGGGTTCGAGACTCCCTCCGATGAAGCGTTCTCGGTGCCGGGAACCACCATTCGCATCGCGCTCGAAGAGCTCTTCGCAGAGTTCGACGAGATGCAGCAGCAGAGCTAG
- the purK gene encoding 5-(carboxyamino)imidazole ribonucleotide synthase — protein sequence MSGISSTAQPILSGATIGIFGGGQLGRMTAMAARAMGYRIQVLDPDPACPARFVVDGCIEAGWDDAREAANLARGCDVITLEIEQISTHSMDAAANFAPVRPGRAMLAIIQDRIEQKNWLRRNGFPVGDYRAVHTLDELRSAIRELGGRCFCKSATGGYDGRGQGKVGFKPGAGPEIEEAELGGAWEALGEGAGVVERAIDLEREISVLVARSPHGEVKVYPAAWNHHENQILAWSVMPAPLAHAMETEARRIAETLADTFQLEGILAVEMFCTTDGKLLVNELAPRPHNSYHASERACITSQFEQLVRAVCDLPLGDVDIIKPTAIANLLGDLWLNHDGTPREPHFDAALAIPGVSLHLYEKHRPRKGRKMGHLSAVGATSDEAVKLVLQAKTLL from the coding sequence GTGAGCGGCATCTCTTCGACGGCGCAGCCGATTCTCTCCGGAGCCACCATCGGAATCTTCGGCGGCGGGCAGCTCGGCCGCATGACCGCCATGGCCGCGCGCGCCATGGGCTACCGCATCCAGGTGCTCGACCCCGACCCCGCATGCCCGGCGCGCTTCGTCGTCGACGGCTGCATCGAGGCCGGATGGGACGACGCCCGCGAGGCGGCGAATCTCGCGCGTGGATGCGACGTCATCACGCTCGAGATCGAGCAGATTTCAACGCACAGCATGGACGCCGCCGCGAACTTCGCGCCGGTGCGACCAGGCCGCGCGATGCTGGCCATCATCCAGGACCGCATCGAGCAGAAGAACTGGCTGCGGCGCAACGGCTTTCCCGTAGGCGACTACCGCGCGGTCCACACGCTTGACGAGCTGCGCTCTGCGATTCGCGAGCTTGGCGGCCGCTGCTTCTGCAAGAGCGCGACCGGAGGATATGATGGCCGCGGCCAGGGCAAGGTGGGCTTCAAACCCGGCGCCGGGCCTGAGATTGAGGAGGCCGAGCTGGGCGGTGCGTGGGAGGCTTTGGGAGAAGGCGCAGGCGTCGTCGAGAGGGCCATCGACCTGGAGCGCGAGATTTCTGTGCTCGTCGCACGCTCGCCGCACGGCGAGGTGAAGGTCTACCCTGCGGCATGGAACCACCACGAGAACCAGATTCTCGCCTGGAGCGTGATGCCCGCGCCGCTGGCTCACGCGATGGAGACCGAGGCGCGAAGAATCGCCGAGACACTCGCCGACACCTTTCAGCTCGAAGGCATTCTCGCGGTCGAGATGTTCTGCACCACCGACGGCAAGCTTCTCGTCAACGAGCTGGCCCCTCGCCCGCACAACAGCTACCACGCGAGCGAGCGAGCCTGCATCACCAGCCAGTTTGAGCAGCTGGTGCGCGCCGTCTGCGATCTTCCGCTCGGCGACGTCGACATCATCAAACCGACCGCTATCGCCAACCTGCTCGGCGACCTCTGGCTCAACCACGACGGCACCCCACGCGAGCCGCACTTCGACGCCGCGCTCGCCATTCCCGGAGTAAGCCTGCACCTCTACGAGAAACACCGCCCACGCAAGGGTCGCAAGATGGGCCACCTGAGCGCAGTCGGCGCGACGTCCGACGAGGCGGTGAAGCTGGTGCTTCAGGCGAAGACTCTACTGTAG
- the hemB gene encoding porphobilinogen synthase, translated as MNFPVTRMRRLRRTEAMRSLVRETHLTPGALIYPLFICPGEGVRKEISSMPGVFNLSIDEAVKEAEASAALGIGGLLLFGLPAEKDEQATGAWADDGIVQTALRAFKKNRTLDSLVMMADVCLCEYTSHGHCGVVVRDGDHYDIQNDSSVKLLAKTASSLAKAGADIVAPSDMMDGRVAAMREALDAAGLEMTPVLSYASKFASAFYGPFREAADSAPQFGDRRSYQMDGANLREAMREIELDLAEGADMVLMKPAMPYLDVISEARQRFDVPMGAYQVSGEYSMLCAAFAKGWLEPQRAMMESLLGIRRAGADFIVTYFAKDAAKVLG; from the coding sequence TGCGCCGTACCGAGGCGATGCGGTCGCTGGTGCGGGAGACGCACCTCACTCCCGGAGCGTTGATCTATCCGCTGTTCATTTGCCCCGGCGAGGGAGTCCGCAAAGAGATCAGCTCGATGCCGGGCGTGTTCAACCTGTCGATTGACGAGGCGGTGAAGGAGGCCGAGGCGTCTGCCGCGCTTGGCATCGGAGGGTTGCTGCTGTTCGGGCTTCCGGCCGAGAAGGATGAGCAGGCAACTGGCGCGTGGGCCGACGATGGCATCGTGCAGACGGCGTTGCGAGCGTTCAAGAAGAACCGCACGCTGGATTCGCTGGTGATGATGGCGGATGTGTGTCTGTGTGAGTACACATCGCATGGACACTGCGGCGTAGTCGTGCGTGATGGCGATCATTACGACATTCAGAACGATTCGAGTGTGAAGCTGCTGGCGAAGACGGCGTCGTCGCTGGCGAAGGCTGGCGCGGATATTGTGGCTCCGAGCGACATGATGGATGGGCGCGTGGCGGCGATGCGCGAGGCCCTGGATGCGGCGGGGCTGGAGATGACGCCGGTGCTGAGCTATGCGTCGAAGTTCGCGAGCGCGTTCTACGGGCCGTTTCGCGAGGCGGCGGATTCGGCTCCGCAGTTTGGTGACCGCAGGAGCTACCAGATGGACGGCGCGAACCTGCGCGAGGCGATGCGCGAGATTGAGCTCGACCTGGCCGAGGGTGCGGATATGGTGCTGATGAAGCCCGCGATGCCGTATCTCGATGTGATCAGCGAGGCGCGGCAGCGGTTCGATGTGCCGATGGGCGCGTACCAGGTGTCGGGGGAGTACTCGATGCTTTGCGCGGCGTTTGCCAAGGGTTGGCTGGAGCCGCAGCGGGCGATGATGGAGTCGCTGCTGGGGATTCGGAGGGCGGGGGCGGATTTTATCGTGACTTACTTTGCGAAGGATGCGGCGAAGGTGCTGGGGTAA
- a CDS encoding 2-dehydropantoate 2-reductase, with the protein MARIAIVGVGAIGGVVASLLQSTGKHELVLCVHRPLRELVVETPSGPMRIDATVITDPAEAQAVDWVMVATKVYDVAGAATWLNRLCAKGAPVAVVQNGVEHRERFAPYVPIDRIVPVIVDCPAERRSPELIVQRGPMSLKVSDSAPGGEFVALFRGSAADAMTVPDWVTVAWRKLCHNAAGVLSALVLQPNSVMRDDAIGEVALEIVRECIAVGRAEGAKLGDAVPDEVLAAYRRLAPDGINSLHADLMEGRAIEIDARNGVIVRLGRKHGIPTPYNGMAVALLEAMAKKKTWIHFLMSEVQA; encoded by the coding sequence ATGGCACGAATTGCAATCGTTGGGGTGGGAGCTATCGGTGGAGTCGTGGCTTCGCTACTGCAGTCGACTGGAAAGCATGAGTTGGTGTTGTGTGTGCACCGGCCGCTGAGAGAGCTTGTGGTGGAGACGCCGAGTGGGCCGATGCGAATTGATGCTACGGTGATCACAGACCCTGCGGAGGCGCAGGCGGTCGATTGGGTGATGGTCGCGACCAAGGTTTACGACGTGGCGGGTGCGGCGACGTGGCTTAATCGGTTGTGTGCGAAGGGCGCTCCGGTGGCTGTGGTGCAGAATGGCGTGGAGCATCGCGAGCGGTTTGCGCCGTATGTGCCGATCGACAGGATTGTGCCGGTGATTGTGGATTGCCCGGCGGAGCGTCGGTCGCCTGAATTGATTGTGCAGCGCGGGCCGATGAGTTTGAAGGTGTCTGACAGTGCGCCCGGCGGCGAGTTTGTCGCATTGTTTCGCGGGAGCGCCGCCGATGCGATGACTGTGCCGGACTGGGTGACGGTTGCGTGGAGGAAACTGTGCCACAACGCGGCGGGTGTGCTCTCAGCGCTTGTTCTGCAACCGAATAGCGTGATGCGTGACGACGCGATTGGCGAGGTTGCGCTGGAGATTGTGCGGGAGTGTATTGCGGTGGGGCGCGCCGAGGGCGCGAAGCTGGGAGATGCGGTTCCTGATGAGGTGCTTGCGGCGTATCGCAGGTTAGCTCCGGACGGCATCAACTCGTTGCACGCCGACCTGATGGAGGGCAGAGCGATAGAGATCGATGCGCGCAACGGCGTGATCGTGCGGCTGGGAAGAAAGCACGGGATTCCGACTCCGTACAACGGCATGGCTGTGGCGCTGCTGGAAGCGATGGCGAAGAAGAAGACCTGGATTCATTTCTTGATGAGCGAGGTGCAAGCTTGA
- a CDS encoding carboxymuconolactone decarboxylase family protein, translating into MFDMKNLAQLKKLDENAPEVMKAFWAFDKAAFQPGAIDELHKQLMAVAVALTTQCPYCIELHLRAAQKAGATDPMLAETATVAAAMRAGAAITHASHLFKPHSQG; encoded by the coding sequence ATGTTTGATATGAAGAACCTCGCCCAACTGAAGAAACTGGACGAAAATGCACCGGAAGTCATGAAGGCCTTTTGGGCCTTCGACAAAGCTGCGTTCCAGCCCGGAGCAATCGATGAGCTTCACAAGCAGTTGATGGCGGTGGCAGTTGCATTGACGACCCAATGTCCCTATTGCATTGAGCTCCATCTGAGGGCCGCGCAGAAGGCCGGCGCGACCGACCCGATGCTGGCGGAGACAGCGACAGTTGCCGCGGCTATGCGTGCAGGAGCCGCAATCACCCATGCATCGCATCTCTTCAAGCCCCACTCCCAAGGCTGA
- a CDS encoding elongation factor P produces the protein MAALIEAINVKRKTLFEHENTPFYCMEADVSSPTARGGQTLVRLKMRNLLTNAVFEKTFKAGEKFKEPDLELVPATYLYSDGDGYHFLDQQSYETLTLTESMVGDATDFLIESLEIQLHKYNGSPIGLQLPIFVDLTVAETEPGLSGASQSGSVTKVAKLETGLEIRVPLFIKEGEKVKVSTETRDFAGRA, from the coding sequence ATGGCCGCATTAATTGAAGCGATCAACGTCAAACGCAAGACGCTGTTTGAGCACGAAAACACCCCGTTCTATTGCATGGAAGCAGATGTAAGCTCGCCGACCGCGCGGGGCGGTCAGACTCTCGTGCGCCTGAAGATGCGCAACCTACTTACGAACGCTGTCTTTGAGAAAACCTTCAAGGCGGGTGAGAAGTTCAAGGAGCCGGACCTCGAGTTGGTCCCGGCGACGTATCTCTACAGTGACGGCGACGGCTATCACTTCCTCGACCAGCAGAGCTACGAGACGCTCACGCTGACAGAATCGATGGTGGGAGACGCGACCGACTTCCTGATCGAGAGCCTCGAGATTCAGCTGCATAAGTACAACGGCAGCCCCATAGGCCTGCAGTTGCCGATCTTCGTCGACCTTACCGTTGCCGAGACCGAACCCGGTCTCAGCGGAGCATCGCAGAGCGGCAGCGTCACTAAGGTCGCAAAGCTTGAGACTGGCCTGGAGATTCGCGTTCCGCTCTTCATCAAAGAGGGCGAGAAGGTAAAGGTATCGACCGAAACGCGTGACTTTGCGGGCAGAGCCTGA
- a CDS encoding nucleoside hydrolase, translating to MRLTAAVLLLVLTSSNHAFGQAKPTPAPSRVIIDTDIGDDVDDAFAVDLALASPELQVLGISSAWADTALRARMLDRMLCETGRTDIPVHTGVPTKSTTTFSQAPWASAGIEHPHSDAVAFLLEQINRYPGEITLLTIGPLTNIGAAIDRDPATFRKLRRVVMMGGSIYRGYGDSRYTTPPPPDAEYNIAMDPVAAQKLFHSGVPIYMMPLDSTQLKFDETRRALLATISTPMTDTLQVLVAEWQRGANQITPTLYDPVAAAYVVDPATCPVTPLHIEIDNKGFTRPTPGTPNAQVCLEPKEDAFFKLLMPRLLQQRLSGDQACTSLIKK from the coding sequence TTGCGCCTGACTGCTGCCGTTCTCCTCCTCGTCCTCACATCATCCAATCACGCGTTCGGGCAGGCAAAGCCCACGCCCGCACCCTCGCGCGTCATCATCGACACCGACATTGGCGATGACGTCGACGATGCCTTCGCCGTCGATCTCGCGCTCGCCAGCCCCGAGTTGCAGGTCCTCGGCATCTCCTCGGCCTGGGCTGACACCGCCCTGCGCGCGCGCATGCTCGACCGCATGTTGTGCGAGACCGGACGCACAGATATCCCAGTCCACACCGGCGTCCCGACAAAGTCCACGACGACGTTCTCACAGGCGCCGTGGGCCAGCGCAGGAATCGAGCATCCCCACAGCGACGCCGTCGCATTTCTTCTCGAGCAGATCAACCGCTATCCGGGCGAGATCACCCTGCTCACCATCGGGCCGCTCACCAACATCGGCGCGGCCATCGACCGCGACCCCGCGACCTTCCGCAAGCTCAGGCGCGTCGTCATGATGGGAGGCTCCATCTACCGCGGCTATGGCGACTCCCGCTACACAACGCCACCCCCGCCTGACGCCGAGTACAACATCGCGATGGATCCAGTCGCCGCGCAGAAGCTCTTCCACTCCGGCGTTCCCATCTACATGATGCCGCTCGACTCTACGCAGTTGAAGTTCGACGAGACACGGCGCGCGCTGCTCGCAACGATCAGCACACCCATGACCGACACGCTGCAAGTCCTCGTCGCGGAGTGGCAAAGAGGGGCCAACCAGATCACTCCCACGCTGTATGACCCAGTCGCGGCCGCCTATGTGGTCGATCCCGCAACCTGCCCTGTTACACCGCTGCACATAGAGATAGACAACAAGGGCTTCACGCGCCCAACACCAGGAACCCCGAATGCACAGGTCTGTCTTGAACCGAAGGAAGACGCCTTCTTCAAACTCCTGATGCCCCGCCTGCTGCAGCAGAGGCTATCAGGCGATCAAGCTTGCACCTCGCTCATCAAGAAATGA
- the parS gene encoding type II RES/Xre toxin-antitoxin system antitoxin, translated as MSALRLSLKNVEAGVPVETMTSFVTASGMQLKDIYDIVIPARTLKHRKARKEALTSDESDKLARLIRVYDQAMRVFDDKDKALYWLNESKRRFEGRTPLQMLRTDLGGRMVEEMLGQIEHGMFA; from the coding sequence ATGAGCGCTCTGCGTCTCTCGCTCAAGAACGTCGAGGCCGGCGTTCCTGTGGAGACGATGACAAGCTTCGTTACCGCATCCGGCATGCAACTCAAAGATATCTATGACATCGTCATTCCGGCGCGAACTCTAAAGCACCGCAAAGCCCGTAAAGAGGCGCTGACCTCGGATGAATCCGACAAACTCGCCAGGCTTATTCGCGTCTACGACCAGGCGATGCGGGTCTTCGACGACAAAGATAAGGCGCTCTACTGGCTGAACGAGTCGAAGCGGCGTTTTGAAGGCCGCACTCCCCTTCAAATGCTTCGCACCGATCTCGGCGGCCGTATGGTTGAGGAGATGCTCGGCCAGATTGAGCATGGCATGTTCGCCTAA
- a CDS encoding RES family NAD+ phosphorylase, protein MNLWRISKFNSLTGEGGLHYSARWHTAGRRIVYLAESPAGALIEALVHMELNQITWPRFYDLMQIAVPDDTKMETIEATGKNWKELPELTQELGDNWLRSMRTALARVPSAIMPDTWNVLLNPEHPSAAQIKIVRTTRADFDSRLFQRLV, encoded by the coding sequence ATGAATCTCTGGCGAATCAGCAAGTTCAACTCACTCACCGGCGAAGGCGGTCTCCACTACTCCGCGCGGTGGCACACCGCCGGCAGAAGGATCGTCTATCTGGCCGAGTCGCCCGCCGGCGCTTTGATCGAAGCCCTGGTTCACATGGAACTCAACCAGATAACATGGCCGCGCTTCTATGACTTGATGCAGATCGCAGTCCCGGACGACACCAAAATGGAAACGATCGAAGCAACCGGCAAGAACTGGAAAGAGCTCCCTGAGTTGACCCAGGAGCTCGGCGACAATTGGCTGCGCTCCATGCGTACCGCTTTAGCCCGTGTGCCTTCCGCCATCATGCCTGATACCTGGAACGTCCTGCTGAATCCTGAGCACCCATCTGCTGCTCAAATAAAGATAGTGCGAACGACGAGAGCCGACTTCGACTCCCGGCTCTTCCAACGGCTGGTTTGA
- the lipB gene encoding lipoyl(octanoyl) transferase LipB → MYIHLLHLGRVPYAEGLAIQQRVIAARKQGLIGDTLLLLEHPPVLTLGRNSSRSNVVVSDEFLAQRGIELHEINRGGDVTYHGPGQLVGYPIIDLRGDLPGKKGPHLGPVDYVRMLEEVLIRVCNDFGVMAQRISGRTGVWTIAGGSVLEKKVAAIGVHVSQGVTSHGFALNVTTDLRDFEWIVPCGITDREVTSLELEAGPEHETTMQAAIHSTARNFGRVFERQMLWIESLEELLAASEAGR, encoded by the coding sequence ATGTACATTCACCTCCTCCATCTCGGACGCGTCCCTTACGCTGAGGGGCTTGCGATTCAGCAGCGCGTGATCGCGGCTCGCAAGCAGGGGCTGATCGGCGACACGCTGCTGCTGCTGGAGCATCCTCCGGTGCTGACGCTGGGGCGCAATTCGAGCCGCTCGAATGTCGTTGTGTCAGACGAGTTTCTCGCGCAGCGTGGGATTGAGCTGCATGAGATCAACCGCGGCGGCGATGTGACGTATCACGGGCCGGGACAGCTCGTCGGGTATCCCATCATCGACCTGCGCGGCGATCTGCCCGGCAAGAAAGGCCCGCACCTGGGGCCGGTGGACTATGTGAGGATGCTCGAAGAGGTGCTGATCCGCGTCTGCAATGACTTCGGCGTGATGGCGCAGCGCATTAGCGGCCGCACTGGCGTGTGGACGATCGCCGGCGGCAGCGTGCTGGAGAAGAAGGTCGCGGCCATCGGCGTGCACGTCTCGCAGGGAGTCACCTCGCACGGCTTCGCGCTGAACGTGACGACCGACCTGCGCGACTTCGAGTGGATTGTGCCGTGCGGCATCACCGATCGCGAGGTGACGAGCCTTGAGCTTGAGGCCGGGCCTGAGCATGAGACCACGATGCAGGCGGCGATCCACTCGACGGCGCGCAACTTCGGGCGGGTCTTCGAGCGGCAGATGCTGTGGATTGAGTCGCTTGAGGAGCTTCTGGCGGCCTCGGAGGCAGGCCGTTGA
- the lpdA gene encoding dihydrolipoyl dehydrogenase, translated as MAETIFDIVVLGGGPAGYTCGIRAAQYGLKVALVDANDRLGGTCLLWGCIPTKAMLFSAEIWDHLKHAERYGIDGVTPKLNWKGVLARKDDVISRHVKGLDFLMKKNKITTFKGFGKLTGPAKDGVFTVDVKLPDGKTETVKAEKVVLATGSDARMLPGYQPDDTILTNFEILKVPQMPKSLVVIGSGAVGVEFASVFKSFGADVTVLEILPRIVPVEDEEVSKELLRQFKKREIDVSLSIKDVKIEKNKDGAHVSWIDANGKPQQKQAEKVLVAVGRAPRTEGIGLEKTSIKPDRGFIVTNEWMETTEPGVYAIGDIVAGMPLLAHSGSMAGLVVAARVAGKYAKPVNRNRIPGCTYCEPQIGSVGLTEAQAKEKGYTVKVGKFPFVGNSKATILDAHDGFVKVVSDAKYGEILGVHIIGPNATEIIAEAVTALELEATVEEMMFTIHAHPTVAEALLDAFSSVEGKAINV; from the coding sequence TTGGCTGAAACGATCTTTGACATAGTGGTTCTTGGTGGCGGACCTGCAGGTTACACCTGCGGTATCCGCGCGGCGCAGTATGGTTTGAAAGTCGCCCTGGTGGACGCAAATGACCGGCTGGGCGGGACTTGCCTGCTATGGGGTTGCATCCCGACCAAGGCGATGCTCTTCTCAGCCGAGATTTGGGATCACTTGAAGCACGCCGAACGCTACGGCATCGACGGCGTGACTCCGAAGCTGAACTGGAAGGGCGTGCTGGCGCGCAAGGACGACGTGATCTCACGCCACGTCAAGGGTCTCGACTTCCTGATGAAGAAGAACAAGATTACGACCTTCAAGGGCTTCGGCAAGCTGACCGGCCCGGCAAAGGACGGCGTCTTCACCGTCGACGTGAAGCTGCCCGACGGCAAGACCGAGACCGTGAAGGCCGAGAAGGTGGTGCTCGCAACCGGCTCCGACGCGCGAATGCTGCCGGGCTACCAGCCGGACGACACCATCCTGACGAACTTCGAGATCCTCAAGGTCCCGCAGATGCCGAAGTCGCTGGTGGTGATCGGCTCGGGAGCGGTGGGCGTTGAGTTCGCGTCAGTCTTCAAGAGCTTTGGAGCCGATGTGACGGTGCTCGAGATTCTGCCTCGCATCGTTCCAGTAGAGGACGAGGAGGTCTCGAAGGAACTGCTGCGGCAGTTCAAGAAGCGCGAGATCGATGTGAGCCTGTCGATCAAGGACGTGAAGATCGAGAAGAATAAGGACGGCGCTCACGTCTCGTGGATCGACGCGAACGGCAAGCCGCAGCAAAAGCAGGCCGAGAAGGTGCTGGTGGCTGTAGGCCGCGCGCCGCGCACCGAGGGAATCGGTCTTGAGAAGACGAGTATCAAGCCGGACCGCGGCTTCATCGTCACGAACGAGTGGATGGAGACGACGGAGCCGGGCGTCTATGCGATCGGCGATATCGTCGCGGGGATGCCGCTGCTGGCACACTCCGGCTCGATGGCAGGCCTGGTGGTCGCAGCGCGCGTCGCCGGCAAGTATGCCAAGCCGGTGAACCGCAATCGCATCCCGGGCTGCACGTACTGCGAGCCGCAGATCGGCAGCGTGGGCCTGACCGAGGCGCAGGCCAAGGAGAAGGGCTACACCGTGAAGGTCGGCAAGTTCCCCTTCGTCGGCAACTCGAAGGCGACGATTCTGGACGCGCACGACGGCTTCGTGAAGGTGGTCTCGGATGCGAAGTACGGCGAGATCCTCGGCGTGCACATCATCGGGCCGAACGCGACGGAGATCATCGCGGAGGCCGTCACGGCGCTGGAACTGGAGGCGACGGTGGAGGAGATGATGTTCACCATCCACGCGCACCCAACGGTGGCCGAGGCGCTTCTGGATGCGTTCTCAAGCGTGGAAGGCAAGGCGATCAACGTCTAG